One genomic window of Acomys russatus chromosome 29, mAcoRus1.1, whole genome shotgun sequence includes the following:
- the Serinc2 gene encoding serine incorporator 2: MGACLGACSLLSCASCLCGSAPCILCGCCPSTRNSTVSRLLFTSFLFLGVLVSIIMLSPGVESQLYKLPWVCEDRTQQPVVLQGPLDCGSLLGFRAVYRMCFATAAFFFFFMLLMVCVRSSRDPRAAIQNGFWFFKFLILVGITVGAFYIPDGSFPKIWFYFGVVGSFLFILIQLILFIDFAHSWNQRWLCKAEERDSPAWYAGLFFFTFLFYLVSIAAVALMFVYYTESGACHEGKVFISLNLTFCVCVSIIAVLPKVQDAQPNSGLLQASVITLYTMFVTWSALSNVPDQKCNPHLPTKNGTSQVVLEDYSTVWWDAPSIVGLVIFILCTFFISLRSSDHRQVNSLMQTEECPVETVQQQQQVAVSEGRAYDNEQDGVTYSYSFFHFCLVLASLHVMMTLTNWYSPGETQKMISTWTSVWVKICASWAGLFLYLWTLVAPLILPNRDFS, encoded by the exons ATGGGGGCTTGTCTGGGGGCCTGCTCCCTGCTCAGCTGC GCATCCTGCCTCTGCGGCTCTGCGCCCTGCATCCTATGCGGCTGTTGCCCCTCCACCCGCAACTCCACCGTGAGCCGCCTCCTCTTCACCAGCTTTCTCTTCTTGGGCGTACTGGTGTCCATCATCATGCTGAGCCCAGGAGTGGAGAGTCAGCTTTACAAG CTGCCCTGGGTGTGTGAGGACAGGACCCAGCAGCCCGTGGTCCTACAAGGCCCCCTGGACTGCGGCTCCCTGCTGGGTTTCCGGGCTGTCTACCGCATGTGCTTTGCCACGgcagcctttttcttcttcttcatgctgTTGATGGTCTGTGTCCGCAGTAGCCGGGACCCGCGAGCAGCCATCCAGAACGG gttttggttttttaaattccTGATCCTTGTGGGCATCACCGTGGGCGCCTTCTACATTCCCGATGGCTCCTTTCCAAAGA TCTGGTTCTACTTCGGCGTCGTGGgctccttcctcttcatcctcatccAGCTGATCCTGTTCATTGACTTTGCCCACTCCTGGAACCAGCGGTGGCTGTGCAAGGCGGAGGAGCGTGACTCCCCAGCCTGGTACGCAG GCCTTTTCTTCTTCACCTTCCTGTTCTACCTGGTGTCCATCGCTGCGGTGGCGCTGATGTTCGTCTACTACACGGAGTCCGGCGCCTGCCACGAGGGCAAGGTCTTTATCAGCCTCAACCTCACCTTCTGCGTCTGTGTCTCCATCATCGCCGTCCTGCCCAAGGTCCAG GATGCCCAGCCCAACTCAGGTCTGCTGCAGGCCTCCGTCATCACATTGTATACCATGTTTGTCACCTGGTCTGCCCTATCCAACGTCCCTG ACCAAAAATGCAACCCTCATCTGCCCACTAAAAATGGAACAAGCCAGGTGGTCCTGGAGGACTACAGCACCGTGTGGTGGGATGCCCCAAGCATTGTGGGTCTTGTCATCTTCATCCTGTGCACCTTCTTCATTAG cctGCGCTCCTCTGACCACCGGCAGGTGAACAGCCTGATGCAGACAGAGGAGTGTCCAGTAGAgactgtgcagcagcagcagcaggtggctgTCAGCGAGGGCCGGGCTTATGACAACGAGCAGGATGGTGTCACCTATAGCTACTCTTTCTTCCACTTCTGCCTGGTGCTGGCTTCCCTGCACGTCATGATGACGCTTACCAACTGGTACAG CCCTGGTGAGACCCAGAAGATGATCAGCACGTGGACCTCCGTTTGGGTGAAGATCTGTGCCAGCTGGGCGGGGCTGTTCCTCTACCTGTGGACCCTGGTGGCCCCCCTGATCCTGCCCAACAGAGACTTCAGCTGA